CTGACCGGGAAACGGCGATCTTTCGGTTGCTCAGCCCTCTGCGGGACCGTCCTTGGGCTCGTCGTTCTCCGCAGTCTTAGTGGTCGCTGGACGCGCACCGGGCCTACGGATCTTGGGCGAGCGGGACTTGCCAGGGTTGAGCCGGTTCAACTTGGGCAGTGTCAGCCGAGGACGGCGGGGCTCTTCATCAAGCTCGGCCGAGGAATCCTGGCGCAGCGACCGGATCGCCTCGTTGACCACGGCCAGCAGTGGCACCACCAGCAGCGCGCCGATGATCTGCGCCTGCACGACACCGACGGCGATGGCCAACACCACCGCGAGCGGGTGCAGCCGGACCGCACGGCCGAGCAGCAACGGCTGGAGGACGTGGCCTTCGAGTTGCTGCACCGCCAGGACCACCAGCAGCACCAGCAGAGCGGTCACCGCATCCACCGTCACGAGCGCGACCAGCACGGCCACCGACCCTGAGAGCACGGCACCGATGATCGGCACGAAGGCGGCGAGGAAGACCATCGCGGACAACGGGATGGCCAGCGGGACTTCCAGGACGACGAGCCCGATGCCGATGCCCAGCGCATCGACGACCGCGACCAATGCGGTGGCGCGTACATAGCCGACCAGGGTGCGGAAGGAGCGCGTTCCCGCCGTGTGCACCCTGGTCCGCACGTTCTTGGGGGCGAACTGCACGAGGTAGGACCAGATCTTCGGTCCGTCGTGGAGGAAGAAGATCAGGGTGAACAGGGTCAGCAGGATGCCGGTCAGCAGCTCACCCACGGTCGCTGCGGTAGACAGTGCTCCCGAGGTGATGAGCTCCTGGTTCTCCTGCAGCATGTCGGTGAGGCCTGCCAGGAACTGATCGATCTGTTCCTGACGGAGATTGAGCGGACCATCGATCAGCCAGGTCCGGATCGTCTCCACGCTCGCCGTCAACCGAGTGATCATCTCGGGAAGGCCCTCGGTGAACGCACTGATGACGAAGGTCAGCACGCCTGCGACCACGGCCAGCCCGGCGATCAGTGTGATACCGGTGGCCAGTGACTTGGGAACCCCGATCTTGGTGAGTCGATTCACCACCGGGGACATCAGGGCGGCGAGCAATAACGCGACCGCGATCGGGATACCGACGACGCTGGTGCCGACGACGATCCACATCAGCACCCACAGCGCGGCGGCGATCACGAGGAAGCGCCATGCCACGGCGCTGGCGACCCGCAGACCGCGCGGGACCGACGAATCCACCGGATCTTCCTTGGTCTGCTTCAGCTCAGCCACATACTTACGTTAGCTCGTTGCCGCAGGTGCTCAGGACGATCCGCACCGTCGCCGCCAGGAGGTCGTGTGGCTGCTCACATCAGGTACTCCGCACTCACCGCATGTGAGCAGGGCGTGCTTCGCGGTTTCGCAGGCGGCGAGTTGCAGACCTTCCTCGACTCCGATGGCGACCGCGAGGTGCGAGGCGAATTCCTGAGCGGCCTGCTCACCGGGCTGTATCCGGTGCGAGCGACCGGGATTCCCGCCCTGCGCCTAGCGGGCGCTCGGGTGACCGGCCGACTTGATCTGGAGTCCGCTCAGGTTCGACACCTCATCGATCTGCGGGACTGCCGGTTCGACCAGGTCATCGATCTTCAGATGGCCAGCATCATCGGACTGCGGATGACGGGTTGTCGCGTGCCGGGGTTGTCCGGGCGCAACCTCTACGTCGGCAGCGACCTGGTTCTGGAGGACGGTTTCCACAGCGAGGACGTGGTCGACCTGACCGACGGCGAGGTACGCGGCACCTTACGACTCACCCGCGCGGTACTGCGCGGCCGCACGGGTCACGCCCTGCTCGCCGCGCGCCTGAAGATCGCCGGTTCCGTCGAGGCGAGCGGATTGCGGGCCAACGGCGAGGTCCGGCTACGCGGCGCCGAGATCGGCGGAAGTCTGCACCTGAGCGGTGCCCGGTTGGCGAATTCCCACGGTGCCGCACTGGAGGGAACCGGGTTGGTGGTCACGGGAAACATCTTCTGCGACCCCAAGGGCAGCAGATTCTCCGCGACGGGCCGCCTGTTGTTGACCGGTGCGCAGGTCGGCGGTGACGCCGTGTTCTCCGGCGCACACCTGGAGACCGCCGTGTCGGACCAGGGGGTCAGCATTCTCGCCAGCGGGCTGCTGGACAGCAACGCCGCTCTGGTCGCCGATCGAATCCGCGTGCAGGGCAATCTGGAGCTCAACGACGATCTGCGCGTGGTGGGCTCGGTTCGCATCCCCGCCGCGCAGATCGGCGGTCATCTGCATCTCTCCGGCTCGGTGCTCGGCCGTCCTGCCTCGGTGGCTCGGATGCCCGACAACGACACCATGTCGAACTCGCACGTCCCGGTGGCGTTGTTGGCCGACGGCGCCCGAATCCAGGGTGACCTCGATGCGAGGACCAAGGTCGGTGCCAGACACGGCAACGACACCGCGATGACCGCCTACGGCCAGGTACGCCTGGTCGACGCATCCATCAGCGGAAACGCCAGACTCAGCGGCGTTCGATTACACGGCCAGGGACTCGACGTGCTGTTCGCGGACCGCGTCACGGTCGGCGGTGCGTTCTTCCTGCAGTACCTCTACGCGCAGGGCTCGGTTCGATTGCAGAACGCGCAGATCGGCTCTTCGCTGGACTGCACCGGTGCGCGACTGGTGTTGCCGAGACGGCGAACGGATCGCAGCTACAAACCCTCACTGGACGTCCGGGCCGCCGTGGTCGGCAAAGACCTGTTGTGCAGCCGGGGATTCGTCGCGGTCGGCGGAGTGCGGATTCGGCTCGTCGAGGCGGGCAAACTCGTGAGCTTCGACAACGCGTTGTTGGGCATGGCCACCGCCGCCGATTCCGAGGGGACACTGGTCGCGCTCAACGCCTATGGGCTCATCGCCGTCCGGCTGGTGCTCCGGTTCGAGACGCCGCCGAAGGGCCAGGTGATCCTGCGGCGGGCTCGGGTGACGTCGATGTCCGACGGACCGGAGTTATGGGACTCGGCGGGCGGAGTCGATCTGGAGGATTTCGCCTTCCAGGCCATCGAAGCCCGCCCCTCAGTGACGGTCCAGACCCGGCTTCGGTGGCTGCGGCGAGTGGTGAAGAGCTACCTGCCCTCGCCCTATGAACAGCTGGCGAGGGCCTATCGCGAGTCGGGTGACGACGAGCAGGCCGATCGGGTGTTGCTGGCTAAACAGCAGCGTCGGTTCGCCTCGCTGGGACCGCTCGGGCGGGTGTGGGGCTGGTTGCAGGAATACACGGTCGGCTACGGCTATCGACCAAGGTTGGCGGGTTGGTGGTTGGTCGCGCTGTGGTTGGGCGGCGCCTGGTGGTTCGACCGGAACGAACTGACGGAACTCGACGACGGACAGAGTCCGGTCTGGAATCCCTGGTTGTTATCCGCCGATCTGTTGTTGCCCGTGGTCAATCTCGGTCAGGACGGAATGTGGCGGATCGACGGAGCCTCGCAGTGGGTGGCGAGTCTGCTGATCGCGGCGGGCTGGATTCTGGCGTCCACGGCCGCGGCGGGAACCACCCGGGTGTTGAAGCGTTCCTGAGTATTCGGCGCTCGTTGATTCCGGAAGAAATGTCTCACGCACCGTTGCGCCGCCACTCATTCAGGGGGATCCAAGGCTGCGGTGCATTCCGATAACGCGAACCGGCGGTGATCTTTCTCCGTCTTGGTCATCCGGTCCGGTGATCTTCGTGCTTCGGCCTAACACCAAGCCGTTCCGGCTGGGTACTGTGATCGCCGGATGCCAGGTAGCGATTGTTCCCCGGATTCCTCACTTCCGGAGTTCGACAGACCTGGTGCGAGATGAAGAAGCCGTTGTGTGTCGACCACGAAGGGCTAGCCGGTGTCGGAACAAGCTCGACAGCCACAGACAGGAGCCACCCGCCGTCTGCGGGTCGCGCTGTCTCGTGCGCTGTGGGTCTTGGGCGGTACGGCGGCGTGCACCGCAGCGGCATGGACTATCTCCGGCGTGGCCAGCGCGGAGACGATCACGACGCAGCCCGAGGTCGACAGGCCTTCCGGGTTGCTCGGCGGTCTCACCGAAGACGGCGTCTCGCGGCTCACCGACCTCGAGTTGATCGACACCGTCGACCAGGTGATCGAGATCCCGCTCGATGGGGCGTCTCGCCTGCTCACGGTCGACTCCGATGGCGGTAAGTCCGATACATCGGCTGGCTCGGAGGAGCCGGACGGTCCACTCCGTACCGTTATTCGGCCGATCGGTGAAGCCGCTGACGGCCTCACCGGCGGACTGGTCGGTTCGGAATCCGATCCCGATGGCGGACTCCTGCCCGCACCGCCCCCGCTGCTTCCCCTGATCGGTCTGTCCGATCCAGTCGAGGAAGCTGCAGACACCAACAAGGTGATCGCGGGCACCCCGCCTGCACACGGCGCGATTCGGCCCTTCGACCGTCCCACCGACAAGCCGGTGGCGGAGTCCGAAGAAGCCGAGGATTCCGAGTCCGCCGAGTCCAAGGCCAAGAAATCCGAGCGTGCGGCCGATTCCGACGCGTTCGGCGGCATCGTGGCGTCGGATCAGGCGCTTGCGCTTCCATTGCCGGTCGAGGCGACCGCGGTCGACATCGCCGAGCCGGCCGACGATTCCGATGAACGCAAGCGACTCTTCCCGGCGGGCGTTGCCCGAGGGTTGAATTCCGGAATTGCGCCACACGCCGCATCATCGATGAACTTCGGTTCCGCACTGACCGGGGGAATCATCCCCGGATATCTAGCAGCTGCCGTGCACCCGCCGGTCTCCATGACCGGCGTCACCGTGCAGCCCGCCGCCGTTGGCTCTTCGGCCGTTTTGGCCGAGCAGCCCGGCACCACTCCTGACTGATTCCTCCGCGCGACATCGGCCTAGTGGCTTGTCGTTGCGGGTCTTCATTCTGCCTGCGTGCGCTCGTCTCGCCGATGTCGTTTCCCGCAAATCCCTTCGGGTGTCGCCGTTCTGGCGATGACCGCAGAACGGTGGCCGGGTTCGCAGCGGGATCAGTTTCGTTGTTCAGACCGGCTCGGCCGCCTCGACATCGCTCTTGGGCAAACAAAGACGGAAAGGAGAACTCCCATGCAGACCTGGGCGAAGCACCGCAGAGATGAGCTTCCTACCGGCGGCACCATCCAGCCACGCCGAGGTTCGCTTGCGAGCGGAGACCACATCGAGGCTGCTCCGGACGGACTGCCGACCTTGGAGGAGTGCGGAACGCGACGTAGCGACCGGACCCGGTCCGGCGGCAGCCACTCTCGTTCCGACGACCAGGCGCCTGCCGGAGCCCATGCACTGCCGGACGCCTTCTCCGGGCGGCTCGCGCAGCGCAGCACTGCCCGAGAGCCCTTCTCCTTCCGTGCGGGCGTGCACCAGAGCGTCAAGGCGGCGCTGGTCACCGGCGGCCTACTCATGGCGGGCCAGGGCGTGGCATCGGCGGACATCGAACCGCCGGCGATCGAGCCCATCACCGGTTCCCTCGAGTGCTGCCCGGTGGTCGGCAGCTCGGCAGGCGCCCCCGAGTTCAACACCTCGTCCGAGGCGGCGCCGCAGTTCGCCGCTCGCGACAGCAACACCGAGATCGACACCGACACCGACTCGAAGGCATTCCGGTCCGCCGACGAGATCGGTTCCGGGACGGATGCTCCGACCGCCGCCCGACCGCTCGCCCCGGTCGAGACGGACCCGGCCCCGCTGCCTCGCGCCAGTGACTCCCCCGACCTCGCAGTTCAGCAGGAAAGCAGGAACACCATGACGATGCCTGCGGCCGATGACGCGGCACTTCCCACCTACTACGAACCCCGGTTCAGTCAGCACCGGGAGATCGCCGAGTACTGGAATCTCTGGGCCGACGTCAACTCTGCTCGGGGCAAGCTCTCCACGGAGACGTTGGATCGGTTGCCCGCAGGCCCGCTGTTCCACGGCCTGCAACCGGTGATGACGGGTCAGATCCTCACCGAGCCGGTGCAGCAGTCCCACGTCGACGCGAACGAGGTGACCACCGAGTTCAACATCAGCGAGCTGACCGGACGTCTGCATCAGGCCGCCACGACCGTCTCCGGGATCGCGCCGAAGCCCGCCCCGGCCCATGCGGCTCCCGAGGGCGGCCGAGGATCCGGCGCGGTGTCGTCGGTGCTGGACGCTGCGGTGACGGCGGAACTGCCGAGGATCTCCATCTCCACCCCGGCGCCGCGGCACCTGGCCGATGAGGCGGAACGCCGGTTGGTGGAGACGTCTGAGAGCATGCTGCCGGACGGCTCGGTGCTGCGTTTGGAGTCGCTGCCGCGCGAGGTCGTCCGGGCCAGCCTGAGCCGGGGGCCGCTGCCGATCGTGCCGATGGCCGAGGACGCCGACCCACTGGCGGTGTGGGGCGAGTGGCTGCCTGGCGCGGGCGATCTGCCCAGGATTCCCGAGCTGACCGCGATCGTGCGCAGTGCCGCGCTCTCCCCCGCCAGCGTGCTGCCCGAGATGGGCAAGCTCAGCGGCTTGGGTGCGAACCTGCCGCTGCCGGTGGCACTGCCGGAACCGGTGAGCCTGCCGGAACCGGTGGCACTGCCGGAACCGGTCGAGGATCGGACCGGACTCCCGGCGTCCTCGGGCGAGGTGGCTGCGGCTTCGAACGCCGGGGCGAAGGCAGAGCCTCGTTCCGACTCGGACGAGCTGCCGACGGCCGAGCTGTCCCTGCCTCGGTGGGCGGATGCGGATCCGACGTCGCTGTGGCTGCTGCCCGTGCTGCATGCCAAGTCGTGGGGATTGCCCAGCCCGACGGACCTGCCGATGTTCCCCGAACTGGAGGACGCCTTCGGTCAGGTCTCGCTGACCGATCCCGCGGTGATCTCGGTCAGCCTGCCCACGCCGACGGCCGCCGCCGAGCCGGTGGTCACGATCTCGGACGCTGCAGCACAGACGTGGCCTACCGAGTCCGACCAGCTCGAGGCATCGACCGATGTCGATGCTCGTCAGCTCGACCTGGGCAACCTGGGCGGTGCCCTGTCCGGCCCCAGCCCGCTGGACACCATCGAGTTCGACGCGCTCAACGACATGAACGGCCTTCCGCTGCTCAGCCGGGGCGAGGCACCTGCCCTGAGCATGCTGGACACGGTGGTGCTGCTGCGTTCCGTCACCGAGGACCTGGCCAAGGAGGAGCTGGGCGCCCGCCGCTGACGGTCTGTTCTCGACTCGCCGTCCCGAGGTGCACGGTATCGACGAACCCGTCGACGCCGCGCACCTCGGGACGGTCGTCTGTCCGGGGGACAGACTGTTTCTGCCGAGTATGAGTCGGGTGGCCTGCGATTCTGGGCGATGTCGCCGACCGACACGGCGGGGCGCGGGACACGGCGGTTCGGCGTAGATGAAGGAGATTCGTCGCTCGGGTCGACGATGCGGACTGATTAGCCTCTGCGGCGCAGGATCGTCTCGGCACGGTCGATCATCGCCACCGATCCGGCGCTGCCGTCGCTGGTGACCCACGCGGTTCGCAATTCGGGATGCAATCGGATGCGACCCAGCTGCATCGCACTGCCTGCCACTTCACGCACCTTCGACGCGATGGCGCCGCCGCTGCCTCTGGGGTGCTCGGCTACCACCGCGAACTCATCGCTGCCGAACCGGGCGACGGTGTAGTCCGCTCGCATGCCGGATCTGAGTCGGCAGGCGAGCATCGTCAACAGGTCGTCGCCGCGTTCGAACCCGTGAGCGGCATTGACCTCGGCGAGCCGACAGATATCCAAGAGCACCAGGGTGACCAGCGTCCCCCTGGTGCCGGCTCTGATCAGACTCTCCTGCAGCCGGTCGAGCAGCAACGCGCGGCTGGGCAGGCCGGTCAGCGGATCGAGCATCCCGGTGAGTCGACCCGGTTC
This Actinoalloteichus hymeniacidonis DNA region includes the following protein-coding sequences:
- a CDS encoding AI-2E family transporter, which codes for MAELKQTKEDPVDSSVPRGLRVASAVAWRFLVIAAALWVLMWIVVGTSVVGIPIAVALLLAALMSPVVNRLTKIGVPKSLATGITLIAGLAVVAGVLTFVISAFTEGLPEMITRLTASVETIRTWLIDGPLNLRQEQIDQFLAGLTDMLQENQELITSGALSTAATVGELLTGILLTLFTLIFFLHDGPKIWSYLVQFAPKNVRTRVHTAGTRSFRTLVGYVRATALVAVVDALGIGIGLVVLEVPLAIPLSAMVFLAAFVPIIGAVLSGSVAVLVALVTVDAVTALLVLLVVLAVQQLEGHVLQPLLLGRAVRLHPLAVVLAIAVGVVQAQIIGALLVVPLLAVVNEAIRSLRQDSSAELDEEPRRPRLTLPKLNRLNPGKSRSPKIRRPGARPATTKTAENDEPKDGPAEG
- a CDS encoding GGDEF domain-containing protein, producing the protein MSAVGTAARREVGSVWGDIVAELPVGVLLQNMRGDVLAANELAATLLGIPEAELTAGRIRIDQALRDESGAPLPSAGHLIDQLRRHSGALQLPVLRTAPGTEPARLWVGLHTARLSGVDVLLSFLRPVDAEPGRLTGMLDPLTGLPSRALLLDRLQESLIRAGTRGTLVTLVLLDICRLAEVNAAHGFERGDDLLTMLACRLRSGMRADYTVARFGSDEFAVVAEHPRGSGGAIASKVREVAGSAMQLGRIRLHPELRTAWVTSDGSAGSVAMIDRAETILRRRG